A single region of the Lotus japonicus ecotype B-129 chromosome 4, LjGifu_v1.2 genome encodes:
- the LOC130709974 gene encoding zinc finger transcription factor YY1, producing METTHFNHSTLFDRRPFLKSKAPAVRWVKEWVPQDVLATGGKCMLLRWVAEDTLKASKEKENEPSGPEPEPEPTTEVLFLCSYEGCGKTFIDAGALRKHSHIHGERQFICHYEGCGKKFLDSSKLKRHFLIHTGERDFVCPHEGCGKAFSLDFNLRSHMKTHSQENYHICPYPDCGKRYAHEYKLKNHVASHHEKNPSLELPKYTTPPSEKQTKTTKPSGGAYTSASSDRPYACPYEGCEKAYIHEYKLKLHLKREHPGHMSEENAVHALANADNEMDEASDQDAYGGVKRSNGKSQKQSKPKPNLKLPPSKMARKGSAPTPSAPLNVIKKPWPVKQETYDEDSEETEEDRDNVEDGWRYAGNNEDDDEETEDED from the exons ATGGAGACGACTCACTTCAATCACAGTACTCTCTTCGACCGCCGCCCCTTCCTCAAATCCAAAGCCCCCGCCGTGAGATGGGTCAAAGAATG GGTTCCTCAAGATGTTCTTGCGACCGGGGGGAAATGCATGCTCTTAAGATGGGTAGCAG AGGATACCTTAAAGGCCtcgaaagaaaaggaaaatgaacCTTCGGGACCTGAGCCAGAACCTGAGCCAACTACTGAAGTACTCTTTCTTTGCAGCTATGAAGGCTGTGGAAAGACATTCATAGATGCTGGTGCTTTGAGGAAGCATTCTCACATCCATGGAGAGAGGCAATTCATTTGCCATTACGAGGGATGTGGAAAg AAATTTCTAGACAGCTCAAAGTTAAAAAGACATTTCCTTATTCATACTGGGGAGAGGGATTTTGTATGTCCCCATGAAGGCTGTGGTAAG GCCTTCTCCTTGGATTTCAACCTGAGGTCTCACATGAAGACACATTCACAAGAGAACTATCATATATGCCCATACCCAGATTGTGGAAAGAGATATGCTCATGAATACAAGCTAAAGAATCATGTTGCTTCTCATCATGAAAAG AATCCCTCACTGGAGTTGCCAAAGTATACTACTCCTCCTTCGGAGAAGCAAACAAAAACAACTAAACCATCTGGGGGAGCTTACACTTCAGCATCATCTGATCGCCCATATGCATGTCCTTATGAAGGGTGTGAAAAAGCTTATATTCATGAATACAAGCTTAAGCTCCATTTGAAGAGGGAGCATCCTGGCCACATGTCTGAGGAAAATGCTGTGCATGCTCTGGCTAATGCTGACAATGAAATGGATGAAGCAAGTGACCAAGATGCCTATGGTGGTGTGAAACGGTCAAATGGTAAAAGTCAGAAGCAAAGTAAGCCCAAGCCAAACTTGAAGCTTCCACCTTCCAAGATGGCACGAAAAGGGTCAGCTCCAACTCCAAGTGCCCCTTTAAATGTGATTAAAAAACCTTGGCCAGTGAAACAAGAAACTTATGATGAAGACAGCGAAGAAACTGAGGAGGATCGTGATAATGTTGAAGATGGTTGGAGATATGCTGGAAACAACGAAGATGACGATGAGGAAACAGAAGATGAAGACTGA
- the LOC130709971 gene encoding protein HEAT STRESS TOLERANT DWD 1-like has translation MARGIKHRMKKKKGSKKGDGSSSSSSSSREPPQVPLKVWQPGVDKLEKGEELQCDPSAYNSLHAFHIGWPCLSFDIVRDTLGLVRKEFPHTAYFIAGTQAEKASWNSIGVFKVSNISGKRRELQVDDSGMDMDGGEDSDSDSDSDSDSDSDDEEDGVKGPNLQLRKVTHEGCVNRIRCMPQNPHICANWADTGDVQIWDMSSHLNSLAETETVTTENAVVVNQVPSQKFKHKDEGYAIDWSPVVPGRLVSGDCNNCIYLWEPNSAAATWSVDNAPFIGHTASVEDLQWSPKDHDIFASCSGDGSIAIWDTRLGKKSPTASFKAHKADVNVLSWNRLADCVLLASGSDDGSVSIHDLRFVKEGEYSVSVVAHFEYHKHPITSIEWSPYEVSSLAVSSEDNQLTIWDLSLERDEEEEAVFQAKTKEQVVNAPQDLPPQLLFIHQGQKDLKELHWHSQIPGMIVSTAADGFNILMPSNI, from the coding sequence ATGGCTCGCGGCATAAAACATCgcatgaagaagaaaaagggcTCCAAGAAAGGTGAtggctcttcttcttcatcatcatcttctcgGGAACCACCGCAAGTTCCATTGAAGGTGTGGCAACCGGGTGTGGACAAGTTGGAGAAAGGTGAAGAGCTTCAGTGTGATCCCTCCGCTTACAACTCCCTCCACGCTTTTCACATTGGATGGCCATGTCTCAGCTTCGACATTGTACGTGACACTCTTGGGTTAGTCCGAAAAGAGTTTCCCCACACTGCGTATTTCATTGCAGGAACTCAGGCGGAGAAAGCTTCATGGAATTCAATCGGGGTTTTCAAAGTGTCAAATATTTCTGGTAAGAGACGTGAACTTCAAGTTGATGATTCTGGCATGGATATGGATGGTGGTGAGGACAGTGACAGTGACAGTGACAGTGACAgtgatagtgatagtgatgatgaagaagatggtgtTAAGGGTCCAAATTTGCAGTTGAGGAAGGTAACTCATGAAGGGTGTGTGAACCGTATACGCTGCATGCCACAAAATCCACATATATGTGCAAATTGGGCAGATACTGGTGATGTGCAGATTTGGGACATGAGCTCTCATCTCAATTCTCTAGCAGAGACAGAGACAGTGACAACAGAAAATGCAGTTGTTGTTAATCAGGTTCCATCACAGAAATTTAAGCACAAAGATGAAGGTTATGCTATAGATTGGAGTCCTGTTGTTCCTGGAAGGCTTGTATCTGGGGATTGCAATAATTGTATTTATCTCTGGGAGCCTAATTCTGCTGCTGCAACATGGAGTGTTGACAATGCTCCCTTTATTGGACATACTGCTAGTGTTGAAGACTTGCAATGGAGCCCTAAGGATCATGATATTTTTGCTTCTTGTTCTGGGGATGGAAGCATTGCTATATGGGATACCCGTTTGGGGAAGAAGTCGCCGACCGCGTCTTTCAAAGCGCATAAAGCCGATGTGAATGTGTTGTCATGGAACAGGTTGGCTGATTGTGTCTTGTTGGCATCTGGGAGTGATGATGGGAGTGTTTCTATTCATGATCTCAGATTTGTCAAGGAAGGAGAGTATTCTGTTTCTGTGGTAGCACATTTTGAATACCATAAGCACCCAATCACATCCATTGAGTGGAGTCCATATGAGGTTTCTTCATTGGCTGTTTCATCGGAAGATAATCAGCTCACAATTTGGGACCTTTCTTTAGAAAGGGATGAGGAAGAGGAGGCTGTATTTCAAGCTAAAACCAAAGAACAAGTAGTGAATGCTCCTCAAGATCTGCCTCCACAGCTATTGTTTATTCACCAGGGACAGAAAGACCTTAAAGAACTGCATTGGCACTCACAGATTCCTGGAATGATTGTGTCTACTGCAGCAGATGGATTCAACATCCTCATGCCTTCAAATATTTAG
- the LOC130713302 gene encoding zinc-finger homeodomain protein 7-like yields the protein MSDAEINFPPPGFEQEVVYLECKRNHAASLNRVCYDGCQEFLKASVDESNTKDAMLCAVCGCHQNFHLQHTMYTPKAQSQTRNTPNIGSSLVGPSDPHVEFRVSAENNPENERIVMLPKPKRKKRTTFTVHLRNRMTEFANRIGWTPKGTKREEIDNFCLDIGISHTTFLVWLSNHRPRAMKKNTEMAN from the coding sequence ATGTCTGATGCTGAGATCAATTTTCCTCCACCAGGTTTTGAGCAAGAAGTGGTGTACCTAGAGTGCAAACGCAACCATGCTGCATCACTAAACCGTGTTTGCTatgatggatgtcaagagtttCTCAAAGCAAGTGTTGATGAAAGCAACACCAAAGATGCTATGCTATGTGCTGTTTGTGGGTGTCATCAGAACTTTCATCTCCAACATACTATGTACACCCCTAAAGCCCAGAGCCAAACAAGGAACACTCCGAACATTGGAAGTTCACTTGTAGGCCCATCTGATCCTCATGTGGAATTTAGGGTGAGTGCCGAAAATAACCCTGAGAATGAGAGGATAGTGATGCTGCCAAagccaaagaggaagaagagaacgaCTTTCACGGTGCACTTGAGGAATCGAATGACAGAATTCGCTAATAGGATAGGGTGGACACCTAAAGGAACTAAAAGGGAGGAAATTGACAATTTTTGCTTAGATATTGGAATTAGTCATACAACATTCTTAGTGTGGTTGAGCAATCACCGTCCTCGAGCAATGAAGAAAAATACAGAAATGGCAAATTGA
- the LOC130709977 gene encoding uncharacterized protein LOC130709977, translating into MTQDSGSDATDHEGVLCEDKQVNHQNVVTDKSTSSVPLEESGKVVDNESREILNHGKDLEEKMETPNKKTEVPAKANSNDNGGVQETSVGMSSLEVIQLNDSSETRTQNSQFFEEGNRGTSPILEKDNVRSVNGSSRHGLAKKKSADNRVKAKQANTKIDMWWLNLRYVLVILMQRGSNGEGGKGLYSVKFTSKEQGLSDGSYTVAFEDHADANNFCFLLDSFFEDLGDFSANAVPMSIQELSEEIISRAKKVIVVKKRQLQLYAGQLLTDVEMALCSIIEQDQNAP; encoded by the exons ATGACTCAAGATTCTGGAAGTGATGCAACTGATCATGAAGGAGTATTATGTGAAGATAAGCAGGTGAATCATCAGAATGTTGTGACAGACAAAAGTACTTCTAGTGTTCCATTGGAAGAAAGTGGAAAAGTCGTTGATAACGAGTCCAGGGAAATTTTAAATCATGGGAAGGATTTGGAAGAAAAGATGGAGACACCAAACAAGAAAACTGAAGTTCCAGCTAAAGCTAACAGCAATGACAACG gtgGTGTCCAGGAGACTAGTGTTGGGATGTCTTCACTTGAAGTAATACAGTTAAACGACTCGAGTGAAACGAGGACACAGAATTCTCAATTTTTTGAGGAAGGAAACCGGGGCACTAGTCCTATTCTGGAAAAGGATAATGTGCGCAGTGTAAATGGAAGTTCAAGACATGGATTAGCTAAAAAAAAATCAGCAGATAACAGAGTCAAAGCTAAGcaagcaaacactaagattGATATGTGGTGGTTGAACCTCCGTTATGTTCTA GTGATTCTCATGCAAAGAGGTTCAAACGGAGAAGGAGGAAAAGGTCTCTATAGTGTGAAGTTCACTTCTAAGGAGCAGGGACTAAGTGATGGTTCCTATACTGTTGCTTTTGAGGATCATGCTGATGCTAACAACTTCTGTTTTCTACTGGATTCGTTTTTCGAAGATTTGGGTGATTTTAGTGCCAATGCAGTTCCTATGTCAATACAA GAACTGAGTGAAGAAATAATATCACGAGCCAAGAAAGTAATAGTTGTGAAAAAGAGGCAGCTTCAACTCTATGCGGGGCAACTACTCACTGATGTTGAGATGGCCTTGTGCTCTATCATAGAACAAGATCAAAATGCGCCGTAA
- the LOC130713304 gene encoding zinc-finger homeodomain protein 4-like, translating to MSDAEINFPPPGFEQEVVYLECKRNHAASLNRVCYDGCQEFLKASVESNTKDAMLCDVCGCHQNFHLQHTMYTPKAQSQTRNTPNIVSSLVGPSDPHVEFRVSAENNPENEMIVMLPKPKRKKRTTFTVHLRNRMTEFANRIGWTPKGTKREEIDNFCLDIGISYTTFLVWLNNHRPRAMKKNTEMAN from the coding sequence ATGTCTGATGCTGAGATCAATTTTCCTCCACCAGGTTTTGAGCAAGAAGTGGTGTACCTAGAGTGCAAACGCAACCATGCTGCATCACTAAACCGTGTTTGCTatgatggatgtcaagagtttCTCAAAGCAAGTGTTGAAAGCAACACCAAAGATGCTATGCTATGTGATGTTTGTGGGTGTCATCAGAACTTTCATCTCCAACATACTATGTACACCCCTAAAGCCCAGAGCCAAACAAGGAACACTCCGAACATAGTAAGTTCACTTGTAGGCCCATCTGATCCTCATGTGGAATTTAGGGTGAGTGCCGAAAATAACCCTGAGAATGAGATGATAGTGATGCTGCCAAagccaaagaggaagaagagaacgaCTTTCACGGTGCACTTGAGGAATCGAATGACAGAATTCGCTAACAGGATAGGGTGGACACCTAAAGGAACTAAAAGGGAGGAAATTGACAATTTTTGCTTAGATATTGGAATTAGTTATACAACATTCTTAGTGTGGTTGAACAATCACCGTCCTCGAGCAATGAAGAAAAATACAGAAATGGCAAATTGA
- the LOC130709969 gene encoding uncharacterized protein LOC130709969, whose product MASAHCSAFSLISPSPTRRTLPLILASSKTRHRKNYLRPKILKTLNPITHPTAPPLLPPPENPVLFPQEDELCREAPAADEARSEDIAGAAGETDKLEDLQVSEAAVAHNGVYRNVSAKDIFKYGGMCLVGGFVFQTIYSVWILSNYVANEKEEELEVSGRGNRNYVFDGNGKTVPVTGGGNGFDVEHQLEMEEKMKEIKLMAREVRRVESEKKAEEDEGVEVDDESSASSNRFGIEKEIGARLLKLKGRISDSDKDSSAALRGNARGNSAAGIARDGNKDVNQGNEALVFKKKFKYRSPSTKVKKAPKGFSGTRDGKASNTIKEGSAVKSITQDSGSDATDHEGVLCEDKQVNQQNVVTDKSTSSVPLEESGKVVDNESREILNHGKNLEEKMETPNKKTEVPAKANSNDNGGVQETSVGMSSLEVIQLSDSSETRTQNSQFFEEGNRGTSPILEKDNVRSVNGSSRHGLAKKKSADNRVKAKQANTKIDMWWLNLRYVLVILMQRGSNGEGGKGLYSVKFTSKEQGLSDGSYTVAFEDHADANNFCFLLDSFFEDLGDFSANAVPMSIQELSEEIISRAKKVIVVKKRQLQLYAGQLLTDVEMALCSIIEQDQNAP is encoded by the exons ATGGCGAGTGCGCACTGCTCTGCATTTTCCCTCATTTCACCTTCCCCCACCAGACGAACCCTTCCTCTGATTCTAGCTTCTTCAAAAACCCGGCACAGGAAAAACTATCTGCGACCCAAAAttctcaaaaccctaaaccctataaCACACCCAACAGCTCCACCTCTTCTCCCACCACCAGAAAACCCCGTCCTCTTCCCTCAAGAAGACGAGCTCTGTCGAGAGGCTCCCGCCGCCGACGAGGCGCGCAGCGAAGATATCGCCGGCGCTGCTGGAGAGACTGACAAGTTGGAGGATTTGCAAGTTTCCGAGGCCGCTGTAGCTCACAATGGTGTTTACCGGAATGTTTCAGCCAAGGATATCTTCAAGTATGGTGGTATGTGTTTGGTTGGGGGTTTTGTGTTTCAGACGATTTATTCAGTTTGGATTCTGAGTAACTATGTTGCCAATGAGAAAGAGGAGGAATTGGAGGTGAGTGGAAGGGGGAATAGGAACTATGTTTTCGACGGGAATGGGAAAACTGTGCCGGTTACTGGGGGAGGCAATGGTTTTGATGTGGAGCACCAGCttgaaatggaagagaaaatGAAGGAAATTAAGTTAATGGCGAGGGAAGTTCGGAGAGTCGAGTCGGAGAAGAAAGCGGAAGAGGATGAGGGTGTTGAAGTTGATGACGAAAGCTCGGCATCTAGTAATAGGTTTGGTATTGAGAAAGAGATTGGTGCACGGTTATTGAAGCTGAAGGGTAGGATTTCAGATAGTGATAAGGATAGTTCAGCAGCGTTACGCGGTAATGCTCGTGGAAACTCTGCTGCTGGAATTGCTAGGGATGGCAATAAGGATGTGAATCAAGGAAATGAGGCACTAGTGTTTAAGAAAAAGTTTAAGTATAGAAGCCCTTCTACTAAGGTAAAAAAGGCTCCCAAGGGCTTTTCAGGGACCCGAGATGGTAAGGCATCTAATACAATAAAGGAGGGTTCTGCTGTTAAGAGTATAACTCAAGATTCTGGAAGTGATGCAACTGATCATGAAGGAGTATTATGTGAAGATAAGCAGGTGAATCAACAGAATGTTGTGACAGACAAAAGTACTTCTAGTGTTCCATTGGAAGAAAGTGGAAAAGTCGTTGATAACGAGTCCAGGGAAATTTTAAATCATGGGAAGAATTTGGAAGAAAAGATGGAGACACCAAACAAGAAAACTGAAGTTCCAGCTAAAGCTAACAGCAATGACAACG gtgGTGTCCAGGAGACTAGTGTTGGGATGTCTTCACTTGAAGTAATACAGTTAAGCGACTCGAGTGAAACGAGGACACAGAATTCTCAATTTTTTGAGGAAGGAAACCGGGGCACTAGTCCTATTCTGGAAAAGGATAATGTGCGCAGTGTAAATGGAAGTTCAAGACATGGATTAGCTAAAAAAAAATCAGCAGATAACAGAGTCAAAGCTAAGcaagcaaacactaagattGATATGTGGTGGTTGAACCTCCGTTATGTTCTA GTGATTCTCATGCAAAGAGGTTCAAACGGAGAAGGAGGAAAAGGTCTCTATAGTGTGAAGTTTACTTCTAAGGAGCAGGGACTAAGTGATGGTTCCTATACTGTTGCTTTTGAGGATCATGCTGATGCTAACAACTTCTGTTTTCTACTGGATTCGTTTTTCGAAGATTTGGGTGATTTTAGTGCCAATGCAGTTCCTATGTCAATACAA GAACTGAGTGAAGAAATAATATCACGAGCCAAGAAAGTAATAGTTGTGAAAAAGAGGCAGCTTCAACTCTATGCGGGGCAACTACTCACTGATGTTGAGATGGCCTTGTGCTCTATCATAGAACAAGATCAAAATGCGCCGTAA